The genome window GAAGGAATACTGGACGGAGCTTTTGATGAAACATTTTCAGGCGCAGGGTTATTTAACGGCCAGTTCCATTTGGCTGAGCAAGGACTATCAGCCGAATTTGCCGTTTTTGCAGAAAAATCTGACCTCGGATATTTATCGGATTGACTTTGCGGCGAAAGATGCGGCGCAGCTGCAAATGGATTGGGTTAACCTGTGGACCAAGGGCTTTTTAAAGGATCAGGTCAAGGCCGAAGATTTTAAGGATAAGGTCGGCCTTTTTTGCCGGCTGATTGGCACGACTTATATCAAGGCAGCTTGGGCAGATGATTTTTTCTCGGAACCGGCAGAGGATGTTTTTTACGGAGCGGACGGAAGGGAGCAAAAAGTGCCGTTTTTGTGTTCACGGCCGACGAAGATGGAGTGCTGCTTTACCGACCGGTATCAGGCAGTGCGGGTACCGCTGAAAAGCGGCTATCTGCTGGTGATGCTGCCGCGGGAAGGGGAAACGGTCGATGCCCTGCTGCAAGGCGACGCGCTGCCGGAAGCAGCGGTCAGCCGGAACTGGTCGGAAAAGCGGGTGATACTGCATATGCCTGATTTTACAAAGAGCAGCCGAATTGAGCTTCTGCCGGTACTGGAAAAACTGGGCTATGCCGAAATCGGTCGGCCGAATATCGGCTATGTCAACTTGGCGGGAAAGACAAAGGACGGCCGTGAAATTGAGAGCTTTGTGGACAGAATTTTTCAGGAGAGTAAGATTGAAGTAAAAAAAGCTGGGGTTGAAGCGGCGGCCTATACCGTGGTGGACGTTTGTGAAGGAGCAGCGCTGGAACCCGAGGTGCCGGAAATGGTTGAGATTTTTGTCAATCGGCCCTACCTTTATATGATAGCAGATGCCGACGGCCTGCCCAGCTTTTTGGGGGTTAATCGGGATTTTGCGGCAGGACGGGACAGCGGACAAGCACCGGCGGCAAAAGCGACGGCTGGGCTGCCGCCTTACCGCTATGACGGGACAGATCCTTATGTGGATGCTATTTGCCGGTATTTGCTGAAGGAATCCGGCGATTTGGAAAATGAGGGGGAGGTTACCATTCCGGCGCCGGTGGTTTTTTATGTTGACGAATCTGGCGATGAAGTTCAGGTTTTCGGTAATTTTTGGCTGTTCCGCTACCGGCTAGAGGGCACGACTTTGCAGCTGCAAAGCGGTCGTGAACTGCCGGGGCGGTTCCGGCTGAAAAAGGACGGCAGCGCTTATACAGTGACGGCCTTTGACCAAGTCAGCCGCGGTCGCGGGTATGAACAGGAGATTCAGGCGCTGTGCGCGGGGAAAAGAGGCGTGTATCCTTCGCTGGAGGCACATTATCAGGAGCATGATTATACCGGACAGACCGATATTGCTTATGTTCGTAAAATCTTTATTGACCGTTATGTAGAAAAAAATAATTTGACAATCCGTGCCTATCAGGATCATGGGCGGGAATCGGCGGCGGTTGAACCGGTTAAGAAACTCCGGCTGAATGATAAGCTGTATCTGGATACCGGTCAGTTTTCTTATTTATATGGCTGCGGGACAATGGATTTCAGTGCCGGCATGGCAGTAGCGGCGAATCAAATACCGATGCGGGACCGGCAGACCAATTTCGGTGACTGCGAAGGGCAATGGGGCTTAGGCAACCGGATTTTGGTTGTTTATGATGGGAAAAAGCATATTTTTGAGGAAGCGAAGTGAAGTTTGGAAGATATTACTCCGCATTGATGTTAGCTGGTGGTTTCTTTTAAAATCAGTCTGGCTGGAACAATGCTTTCATATAGCCGATAATTATCAAGCGAATCAACGGCAATTTGCGCCATCAAGGAAATATTCTGTGCAATCGAGGTAATTGGATAAGCAGCATAATCAGAGACTGGCGAATTATCATAGCCAATTAACTCAATAGTTTGAGGAATAGAGACACGGTTTTTGATGCACTTTCGTTCGACTAAATTAGCGATGTCGTCGTTAGAGCAGAAAATACCGATTTTTTTATTGGCGTATTTATTCAAAATTCTAGCTAAAAGTTCTTCCATGGCGAAAGAGGCTTCTTTGGTATAGGCATCACTGAAACGTTGCTCAATGATTCGTTCATAAGTTAAGCTTTTTATGGCATATTCGAAACCAAGAATCCGCTTAAAAGAGGGCCAATCTTCATGGTAACCGTTATTAATATGAACAAAAACCTCACAACCATTGGCAATTAGGCATTCGCCGGCCATTTTTCCGCCGGCAAAGTTATCACTGTTAATCTGCATATAGTTTCCACCAGTTCTTTCAATGGAAATAACAGGAATGGTCAACTGTTCAATTTCAGCAGGCGATAATAAATGACTGAGTAAAATCAGGCCTTTAATGCGGTAGGACACCATGTCGGAAATTAGCGATAGTTCGGATTCTTTGGAACTATTGGAAGTATATACAATAAAATTATAACCCTTAGTTTTGCCATGTTCAATGACCTGATTCAGCAATTCGGTATAAAAGCTTAAATGTAAATGAGGAAAGATAATGCCGACCAGGTTTGATTTGCCGGTAACCAGAATTCGAGCCAGATTATCCTGACTGTAATTTAATTCTTTGATGGCAGTTTCTATTTTTTCTTTTGTTGATAACGCCAGCAATTCTGGTTTATTGAAATAACGCGATACCGTTGTCAGGGAAACACCGCTGTGGGATGCGATATCACTGATTTTAACTTTATTCATGACTCTCCGATCTGCCGCTGTAAAGACGGCTAAAATAGTAATGAAAATAACGTCCTCATAAACGAGCAAACCAGCCGAATTTTATAAAAGTTACAGCTTGTTGCTTAATTGCCTGAAATCTATTTTAACATGTTTTTATAAAGATAGCAAGAAACTTATGAAAAATTTTTCATTCACTTGAAAATGAAAAAAATAGTTAGGTAAATTAAGTTTATTAGGCAATTAAGTTTTGGGATAGAAAGAAGCTAAGTTATAAACAATAAAAATTTGGAAAAGAAATTAAGCAATCCATACAAAATGAACAAAACAATCTGGATAAAATTGACAAAAATGAAAATATACAATGAAAACGCTTGACATTTTATTTTTCATAAACTATGATGAGTATAAGAAAGAAACCAAGGGAGGAGATGAAGAAAAAGATGAAGGGATAGGAAGTTAAAAGCGCTGATAGTATAAAGGTGTAGCGTTTAGATAGTGGCAAGGAGAAAAATCCATTTATTATCAAACGAAAAAGCAAGGAGTATGATTATGAAGAAACGCGGTAAAGAAAAAATATTTACTTTCGTATTTGGCATGATGTTGGTTGTATTTTTACTGGCGTCTTGCGGCAAACAAGCAACGAATGAAAAAAAAGAAGAAACATCAAATGATGGCCAGACTAAAAAATTAACAGTGATGGTTGAAAGCGGTAGTCCGGGAGAAATGGTCGCCAAAGCAACAGCTGCTCAATTTAAAGAGCAGACCGGCTGCGAAGTAGTAGTAGACGCCGTGCCGTATACTGGTATTTACGATAAAATTTCAACCGAGCTCAAAGCCGGAGCAGCTACTCATGATATCGCTACCTTGGATGTTTTATGGTTGCCGGCTTTTGAAAGCGGACTGCTTGCTTTAAACGATGTGGCGACCGAGGAAATTAAGGCGGATTTTTTGCCGACATTATTGGATGGCGGAACATTAAACGGCAATCTTTATGGATTTCCAATGTGGATTAATTGTAAGGTGTTAGTGTACCGTTCGGACTTATTTAATGATGAAGCCAATAAAAAGGCATTTAAGGAAAAATATGGTTATGATTTAATCCCACCGACAACTTGGCAGCAATATTTGGATGCGGCAGAGTTTTTCACCAAGGACGGAATGTATGGAACGGCTGTTTATGGAGCTAATTCAGGCGATACCGTTTGCAGTTGGTTGGATTTTTGTGGGCAGGCTGGCGCTAAGCCGTTAGTGCTGGGAGAAGGTAATAGCGTATTAATCGATCAAAAGCCATATGTAGAAGCCTTGCAGTTCATGTGCGATCAATTTGCCAGCGGTTATGTACCAGAAGAAGCCTTAGCAATGGCAACGACCGAAGTACAGGAAATGTTTAATAATGGAAAACTGGCCATGCAATTGACTTGGAGTCACCAATATCCAGCCTGCTGCACGGCGCTGCCGGATAAAGTGGCAGTTGCGCCGATGATTGGAGGTCAAGCGGGTGTGGCCGCTACGACTGGTCCATGGTACGAGTGCATTTTGAAAAATTCTAAGAATATTGATTTGGCCAAGGAGTATTTGAAGTTTATGTACGATCATAATGGTGACTATATGGAAGCGGCTTTAAGAATTGCCGGAAGAACTTCCGTTTATGAAAAATACAGCCAACAGCCTGGAAATGAACATTTGATGGCAGTATTGACTACGTTGGCCGCGCCTGCTTCACAAAATCGACCGGCGACACCGCA of Lachnospiraceae bacterium oral taxon 500 contains these proteins:
- a CDS encoding ABC transporter substrate-binding protein, with product MMLVVFLLASCGKQATNEKKEETSNDGQTKKLTVMVESGSPGEMVAKATAAQFKEQTGCEVVVDAVPYTGIYDKISTELKAGAATHDIATLDVLWLPAFESGLLALNDVATEEIKADFLPTLLDGGTLNGNLYGFPMWINCKVLVYRSDLFNDEANKKAFKEKYGYDLIPPTTWQQYLDAAEFFTKDGMYGTAVYGANSGDTVCSWLDFCGQAGAKPLVLGEGNSVLIDQKPYVEALQFMCDQFASGYVPEEALAMATTEVQEMFNNGKLAMQLTWSHQYPACCTALPDKVAVAPMIGGQAGVAATTGPWYECILKNSKNIDLAKEYLKFMYDHNGDYMEAALRIAGRTSVYEKYSQQPGNEHLMAVLTTLAAPASQNRPATPHWTEIEEKLAAAIQNAMSGKASPQEALNAAKAEIEQILK
- a CDS encoding LacI family transcriptional regulator, producing the protein MNKVKISDIASHSGVSLTTVSRYFNKPELLALSTKEKIETAIKELNYSQDNLARILVTGKSNLVGIIFPHLHLSFYTELLNQVIEHGKTKGYNFIVYTSNSSKESELSLISDMVSYRIKGLILLSHLLSPAEIEQLTIPVISIERTGGNYMQINSDNFAGGKMAGECLIANGCEVFVHINNGYHEDWPSFKRILGFEYAIKSLTYERIIEQRFSDAYTKEASFAMEELLARILNKYANKKIGIFCSNDDIANLVERKCIKNRVSIPQTIELIGYDNSPVSDYAAYPITSIAQNISLMAQIAVDSLDNYRLYESIVPARLILKETTS